The Lipingzhangella halophila genome segment ACCGGTTCGGGCATCCAGGGCGCGCGCTGGGCGAGGGCCTGTTCGCGGGTGAGTTCCTCGATGGTGATCGGCGCGCCGAGCACGTCGCCGAGACTGGTGACCACGTCGCGCACCCGCAGCGACTCCGGTCCGGTCACCACCTGCATCCTGCCGCGATGCGTGTCCCGGGTCAGCAGGTCCACGGCCACGTCGGCGATGTCGTCGATGTGGATGGGCGTGACCCGCGCATCGGGGTAGGCGATACCGACGGGCTCGCGGGCGCGGACCGGTTCCCCCCAGTCGCGGCGCGCGTTGCTGGCCAGCCAACTGGGGTACAGCACGGTGTGGTCCAGCCCCGAGGCCTCCAGGGCTTGTTCCATGGCCCGGTGGGCGACCCCGAGAGGGCTGGTGTACTCGCCGGCCTCGTAGGACGCCGGCGAGGACAGGAGCACGACGTGGCGCACGCCCGCTTCGCTGGCGCGGGCCAGGAAGGCG includes the following:
- a CDS encoding NAD(P)H-binding protein, with protein sequence MTVLVTGARGTIGGRVIAKLAEAGHSVRGSARDVADLELPPGAEGVELDITSPDNASTAFRGITTMFLYPVLGDPSAFLARASEAGVRHVVLLSSPASYEAGEYTSPLGVAHRAMEQALEASGLDHTVLYPSWLASNARRDWGEPVRAREPVGIAYPDARVTPIHIDDIADVAVDLLTRDTHRGRMQVVTGPESLRVRDVVTSLGDVLGAPITIEELTREQALAQRAPWMPEPVLEALLDSAAAATGTPAPVTNAVERITGHPARTFREWAHAHRAAFEPAP